Proteins encoded within one genomic window of Mycolicibacterium aubagnense:
- a CDS encoding dynamin-like GTPase family protein — MSTSARVRAILGGVMSAYRSDPGYQHRPQALAELDWIARRLDQPIRIALAGTLKAGKSTLVNALVGEEIAPTDATEATRLVTWFRHGMTPRVTANHRDGRRTDVPITRDGGLTFDLARYSGAQGAANVGDIVDLDVQWPAAELEQMTIIDTPGTSSLSRDVSDRTLQLLVPRDGVPRVDAVVFLLRTLNASDIALLKQIGELVGSGSGALGVIGVASRADEIGAGRIDAMMSAREVATRFTTELDRTGVCQAVVPVSGLLALTARTLRQSEFTALQKLAALDGDGATALTKAMLSADRFVRQDDSLPVDAITRAGLLDRFGMFGIRIAIAVLRAGVTDSVGLADELLERSGLVALRDVVDQQFAQRADMLKAHTALRTLRRFVEANPIYATPFILADIDPLLADTHAFEELRLLGQLRSRPTTLNDDEMASLRRIIGGSGTDAASRLGLGNDAPYDGPRAAFAAVQRWRRRADHPLNDPFTARACRAAVRSAEALVADYAAQGR, encoded by the coding sequence GTGAGCACGAGCGCACGCGTCCGCGCCATCCTGGGCGGCGTCATGTCGGCCTATCGGTCCGACCCCGGCTACCAGCACCGTCCGCAGGCCCTGGCCGAACTGGACTGGATCGCCCGTCGGCTGGACCAGCCGATCCGCATCGCTTTGGCCGGCACGCTCAAGGCCGGCAAGTCGACTTTGGTGAATGCGCTTGTGGGCGAGGAGATTGCGCCCACCGATGCCACCGAGGCCACCCGCCTGGTCACCTGGTTCCGGCACGGCATGACGCCGCGCGTGACGGCCAACCACCGCGACGGCCGCCGTACGGATGTGCCGATCACCCGCGATGGCGGCCTGACGTTCGATCTCGCGCGCTACTCGGGCGCGCAGGGCGCGGCCAACGTGGGGGACATCGTCGACCTCGACGTGCAGTGGCCCGCTGCCGAATTGGAACAGATGACCATCATCGACACGCCGGGCACGTCGTCGCTGTCGCGTGACGTCTCCGACCGGACCCTGCAACTCTTGGTGCCGCGCGACGGGGTCCCTCGGGTGGATGCCGTCGTGTTCCTGCTGCGCACCCTCAATGCGTCAGACATCGCGTTGCTCAAGCAGATCGGGGAACTCGTCGGCAGCGGCTCGGGCGCGCTCGGCGTGATCGGCGTCGCGTCGCGTGCCGACGAGATCGGGGCCGGACGCATCGACGCGATGATGTCGGCCCGCGAGGTCGCCACCCGGTTCACCACGGAACTCGACCGCACGGGCGTGTGCCAGGCAGTCGTCCCGGTATCGGGGTTGCTGGCGCTGACCGCGCGCACGTTGCGGCAGAGTGAGTTCACGGCACTGCAGAAACTCGCCGCTCTGGACGGCGACGGCGCCACCGCGCTGACCAAGGCCATGCTGTCAGCAGATCGCTTTGTCCGGCAAGATGATTCGCTGCCCGTCGACGCCATCACGCGAGCGGGGCTGTTGGACCGGTTCGGTATGTTCGGGATCCGGATCGCCATCGCGGTCCTACGCGCCGGTGTCACCGACTCCGTGGGGCTGGCCGACGAGCTACTGGAGCGCAGTGGTCTGGTGGCCCTGCGCGACGTCGTCGACCAGCAGTTCGCGCAGCGCGCCGACATGCTCAAGGCGCACACCGCGTTGCGCACGCTGCGCCGCTTCGTGGAGGCCAACCCCATCTACGCGACACCGTTCATCCTGGCGGACATCGACCCGCTGCTGGCCGACACCCACGCGTTCGAAGAATTGCGGCTGCTCGGCCAATTGCGTTCCAGGCCAACCACATTGAACGACGATGAGATGGCGTCGCTGCGCCGCATCATCGGCGGTTCGGGGACCGACGCGGCGAGCCGGCTGGGACTGGGTAACGATGCGCCATATGACGGCCCGCGTGCGGCCTTCGCGGCGGTGCAACGGTGGCGTCGCCGGGCCGATCATCCGCTGAATGACCCCTTTACCGCACGTGCCTGCCGGGCTGCTGTGCGTAGTGCGGAGGCCTTGGTCGCCGACTATGCGGCGCAAGGCAGGTGA
- a CDS encoding Abi-alpha family protein — protein sequence MAQSFDPFGLVGRAVDAARIGLDVYSWTEQQIVGALRKGLNELEPEDTDHDVVATPETSKPAATDDSLNSKMSELLNRALDQNTAGSQTELYHHLLDQLVADEARIVGALSDGSVSPLVNVFDRTRKAVLENAALVGRTANVALPQMTPQYVGHLLALRLVEIGPEDSSLKTEYEVLMAETIVLNAIKAASKGPLPAKVEKLTLTLSPLGRSLWAAATAEDDQDGWH from the coding sequence GTGGCTCAATCGTTTGACCCCTTCGGACTGGTAGGCCGCGCGGTCGACGCCGCTCGTATCGGCCTGGATGTGTACAGCTGGACCGAGCAGCAGATCGTCGGCGCCCTGCGTAAAGGCCTCAACGAACTGGAACCGGAAGACACCGACCACGACGTCGTCGCGACGCCCGAGACGTCCAAACCGGCAGCCACCGACGACTCGCTCAACTCCAAGATGAGCGAGCTGCTGAATCGGGCGCTCGACCAGAACACCGCCGGCAGCCAGACCGAGTTGTACCACCATCTGCTGGATCAGCTGGTCGCCGACGAGGCCCGCATCGTCGGCGCGCTGTCCGACGGCTCCGTCTCTCCTTTGGTCAACGTGTTCGACCGGACCCGCAAGGCGGTGCTGGAAAACGCGGCCCTGGTGGGCCGGACCGCGAACGTCGCGCTGCCGCAGATGACGCCACAGTACGTCGGGCATTTGCTGGCACTGCGCCTCGTGGAGATCGGTCCGGAGGATTCCTCGCTGAAAACCGAGTACGAGGTGTTGATGGCTGAGACCATCGTGCTCAACGCGATCAAGGCCGCGTCGAAGGGTCCGCTCCCCGCCAAGGTGGAGAAGCTGACGCTGACGCTGTCGCCGCTGGGCCGATCGCTGTGGGCCGCCGCCACCGCGGAGGACGACCAAGACGGGTGGCACTGA
- a CDS encoding DUF445 domain-containing protein — protein sequence MSLTEILTDFREHWVIYFSMPLVAAFVGWSTKIVAMEMIYRPLEFKGIGPIGWQGIIPRRAGKVGSTTIELLTSNLLKPEELVSRIDAKEAVEVLREPLAASINDIARDVAEEIRPGLWDSLPEAGRQAILNRIHSQAPRITEKMLNEMQADLSRFVDLQFLSVTTLVRNKEKLNKLMRGLSDDAMAFVRRSGIYFGLIIGTAQMFVWAIFKLPWIMPAFGFGIGLVSDYIALNMLFRPIKPTKYLGFIKFQGLLHAQREKITADYARILSEDLFAPDILFDGILKGPGADKLFSMVAREVELAIDSEVGGWTGTVVKFAVGTAKYNALKDKVVDLVVERLPATLLDAQDYAMSKIDLEQTIIDKMNQLSNEEYESILRPVFKDDEPLMIAIGAILGGCVGELQVLMIEFFTH from the coding sequence ATGTCCTTGACCGAGATCCTCACCGACTTCCGTGAGCACTGGGTCATCTACTTCTCCATGCCGCTGGTGGCCGCGTTCGTCGGCTGGAGCACCAAGATCGTCGCGATGGAGATGATCTACCGGCCGCTGGAGTTCAAGGGCATCGGGCCCATCGGCTGGCAGGGCATCATCCCGCGGCGCGCCGGCAAGGTCGGCTCGACAACCATCGAGCTCCTCACGTCCAATCTGCTCAAACCCGAAGAACTGGTATCCCGGATCGACGCCAAAGAAGCCGTCGAGGTCTTGCGCGAACCGCTGGCGGCGTCCATCAACGACATCGCCCGCGACGTCGCCGAAGAGATCCGCCCGGGCTTGTGGGACTCCTTGCCCGAGGCCGGGCGCCAGGCCATCCTCAACCGCATCCACTCCCAGGCACCCCGGATCACCGAGAAGATGCTGAACGAGATGCAGGCGGACCTGAGCCGGTTCGTCGACCTGCAGTTCCTCTCGGTCACCACTTTGGTGCGCAACAAAGAGAAGCTCAACAAGCTGATGCGCGGCCTGTCCGACGACGCCATGGCGTTCGTCCGGCGCAGCGGCATCTACTTCGGTCTGATCATCGGTACCGCCCAGATGTTCGTGTGGGCCATCTTCAAACTGCCGTGGATCATGCCGGCCTTCGGTTTCGGTATCGGCCTGGTCAGCGACTACATCGCGCTGAACATGCTGTTCCGGCCCATCAAGCCGACGAAGTACCTGGGCTTCATCAAGTTCCAGGGCCTGTTGCACGCGCAACGGGAGAAGATCACCGCGGACTATGCCCGCATCCTGTCCGAGGACCTGTTCGCACCGGACATCCTGTTCGACGGCATCCTCAAAGGTCCGGGTGCCGACAAGCTGTTTTCCATGGTCGCCCGCGAGGTCGAGCTCGCGATCGACAGCGAGGTCGGTGGGTGGACGGGCACAGTCGTGAAGTTCGCGGTCGGCACGGCGAAGTACAACGCGCTGAAGGACAAGGTCGTCGACCTCGTCGTCGAGCGGCTGCCGGCCACGCTGCTGGACGCCCAGGACTACGCCATGAGCAAGATCGACCTCGAGCAGACCATCATCGACAAGATGAATCAGCTCTCCAACGAGGAGTACGAGTCGATTCTGCGGCCGGTGTTCAAGGACGACGAGCCGTTGATGATCGCCATCGGCGCCATCCTCGGTGGCTGTGTCGGTGAGCTCCAGGTGCTGATGATCGAGTTCTTCACGCACTAG
- a CDS encoding LLM class F420-dependent oxidoreductase has translation MDFRVFVEPQQGATYADQLAVAQAAEELAFSAFFRSDHYLAMAGDGLPGPTDSWVTLAGIARETSTIRLGTMVTSATFRHPGPLAIAVAQVDEMSGGRVELGLGAGWFAEEHEAYAIPFPPLGERFDRLDEQLQIITGFWDTPVGEHFDFDGKHYTVKNSPALPKPAQAHPPVIIGGGGAKRTPALAARFASEFNIPFVDIDTLTTQFGRVRAAVAEAGRSPESITYSAAFVLCAGKDDAEIARRAGAIGREVDEMRGNSPTVGTPAEIVDKLAPFIAAGVERIYLQVLDMADLDHIAFFSTEIIPQLR, from the coding sequence ATGGACTTCCGGGTATTCGTCGAACCGCAGCAGGGTGCCACCTACGCCGACCAGCTCGCCGTCGCGCAGGCTGCCGAGGAGTTGGCGTTCTCCGCGTTCTTTCGATCCGACCACTACCTGGCCATGGCCGGCGACGGATTGCCCGGCCCGACCGATTCCTGGGTGACGCTCGCCGGCATCGCCCGCGAGACCAGCACCATCCGGCTCGGCACCATGGTCACCTCGGCGACATTTCGGCATCCCGGTCCGCTCGCCATCGCCGTCGCACAGGTCGACGAAATGAGCGGTGGCCGTGTGGAATTGGGCCTCGGCGCCGGCTGGTTCGCCGAAGAGCACGAGGCCTACGCCATCCCGTTCCCGCCGCTGGGCGAACGCTTCGACCGGCTGGACGAGCAGCTGCAGATCATCACGGGCTTCTGGGACACCCCGGTCGGCGAACACTTCGACTTCGACGGCAAGCACTACACCGTGAAGAATTCCCCGGCGCTGCCCAAACCGGCGCAGGCCCACCCGCCGGTGATCATCGGTGGCGGCGGCGCCAAGCGGACCCCGGCGCTGGCCGCCCGGTTCGCCTCCGAGTTCAACATTCCGTTCGTCGACATCGACACCCTCACCACTCAATTCGGCCGGGTACGGGCCGCCGTGGCGGAAGCCGGCCGGTCGCCGGAAAGCATCACGTACTCGGCGGCTTTCGTGCTGTGCGCCGGCAAGGACGACGCGGAGATCGCCCGTCGAGCCGGCGCCATCGGCCGCGAGGTCGACGAGATGCGCGGCAACTCCCCCACCGTCGGTACGCCGGCGGAGATCGTCGACAAACTGGCGCCGTTCATCGCGGCCGGTGTCGAGCGCATCTACCTGCAGGTGCTGGACATGGCTGATCTCGACCACATCGCGTTCTTCAGCACGGAAATCATTCCCCAGCTGCGCTGA
- a CDS encoding sulfate ABC transporter substrate-binding protein, with translation MSNKHISPLGLVGVVAIAVAGVLIGFKNIHGPSPDALLNVSYDPTRELYAALDPQFVAQYRKQSGVTVDIGQSHGGSGRQARNVIDGTSKASVVSLALVSDVDKLAKRGLIAKDWQHRLPNNSVPYTSTIVFVVRKDNPKNIHDWPDLVKGDVSVVTPDPHTSGNGKLSVLAGWGSVTTRGGSEAAAHDYLAALFKHVAVADEGARGAASSFAVQKIGDVHLTWENEAIREVAAAPNELQIVYPPVSIRAEPAVAWVDANVAGKKTEAYAKAYLNYLFTDPAQEVIAQYGYRSINPQIQAKYRAQLPDLSLFPVSAIAKDWDDAAEKFFGDNGIIDTIHIPAQRTVVGS, from the coding sequence ATGAGCAACAAACACATATCCCCGCTCGGTTTGGTCGGCGTCGTCGCCATTGCGGTCGCCGGAGTTCTGATCGGGTTCAAGAACATTCACGGTCCGTCACCGGACGCACTGCTGAACGTGTCGTATGACCCGACGCGCGAGCTGTACGCGGCGCTGGATCCGCAGTTCGTCGCGCAGTACCGCAAGCAGTCCGGAGTCACTGTCGACATCGGTCAGTCGCACGGCGGGTCCGGCCGGCAGGCGCGCAATGTCATCGACGGTACGTCGAAAGCCAGTGTGGTCTCACTGGCCTTGGTCAGTGACGTCGACAAGCTGGCCAAGCGTGGGCTGATCGCCAAGGACTGGCAGCACCGGCTGCCCAACAACTCGGTGCCGTACACCTCGACCATCGTGTTCGTGGTCCGCAAGGACAACCCGAAGAACATCCATGACTGGCCTGATCTGGTCAAGGGCGACGTCTCGGTGGTGACCCCGGACCCGCATACCTCGGGTAACGGCAAGCTCAGCGTGCTGGCCGGGTGGGGCTCGGTGACGACCCGCGGTGGCTCCGAGGCAGCCGCCCACGACTACCTGGCGGCGTTGTTCAAGCACGTCGCCGTCGCCGATGAGGGCGCGCGCGGCGCTGCCAGCAGCTTCGCCGTGCAGAAGATCGGCGATGTGCACCTGACGTGGGAGAACGAAGCCATCCGGGAGGTGGCCGCGGCGCCCAATGAGCTGCAGATCGTCTATCCACCAGTGAGCATCAGGGCCGAACCTGCGGTGGCCTGGGTAGACGCGAACGTGGCCGGCAAGAAGACCGAGGCCTACGCGAAGGCTTACCTGAACTACCTGTTCACCGACCCTGCCCAGGAAGTGATCGCACAGTACGGCTACCGCTCGATCAACCCGCAGATCCAGGCCAAGTACCGGGCCCAGTTGCCGGACCTCTCGCTGTTCCCGGTGTCCGCGATCGCCAAGGACTGGGACGACGCCGCCGAAAAATTCTTCGGCGACAACGGAATCATCGACACCATTCATATCCCTGCGCAGCGAACGGTGGTGGGATCGTGA
- a CDS encoding SulP family inorganic anion transporter: MSLLSNLKLNYERTLARRDLIAGLTVAAIALPQGMAYALIAGVDPKYGVFSAIVVTLIASIFGSSSHLINGPTSAISLLVFSSLAFIDPENRTELFEALFLLAVLVGTIQILISVFKLGDLTRYISESVIVGFMAAAAFLLALGQLGNAVGVKDRGSGNMQVLYRTYLTLFHGDAINYRAVVLSVTAVVAAVVLRKLVQRFGWPQIDMLAVLVIAALIAYFSGWSTPGHGGKTAVSITGKIPASLPDFHIPVVHWEWLPHLSQGALAVAFIGLIEALSIAKAIAHQTQQKIDYNRQILAEGLANLTGGFFQSLPGSGSLSRSAINFQAGAATRFSGVVAAVTVAGALLLFAPLLSYIPKAALAGLLLVTAVRLVDFHRLVHTVKASRYDAGLVIVTAITGVVIDLDKAVLLGVALSILLFVPRASKLKIAELVITPERVVRERVGDEPDNPAILIYDIEGELFFGAAPEIERALDALTDRVKTEGTQFVVLRLKRTRNPDAVGIERIERFLHDLTELGVTVLLAGVRPDTLDVLGNVGLRDWFPDERIFPEEEKEFSATLKAVRYAESRLVPSGVSSNEELYYLV; the protein is encoded by the coding sequence GTGAGCCTGCTTTCGAACCTGAAACTCAACTACGAGCGCACCCTCGCCCGGCGCGATCTGATCGCCGGCCTGACGGTCGCCGCCATCGCTCTGCCGCAGGGCATGGCCTATGCCTTGATAGCGGGTGTCGACCCCAAATACGGCGTCTTCTCCGCCATCGTGGTGACGCTCATCGCTTCGATATTCGGTTCGTCGTCACACCTGATCAACGGACCCACCAGCGCCATCTCACTGCTGGTATTCAGCTCATTGGCGTTCATCGACCCGGAGAACCGCACCGAACTGTTCGAGGCGCTGTTCTTGCTCGCGGTCCTGGTGGGCACCATTCAGATCCTGATCTCGGTGTTCAAACTCGGTGACCTGACTCGCTACATCTCCGAGTCGGTGATCGTCGGGTTCATGGCGGCAGCCGCGTTCTTGCTTGCTTTGGGCCAGTTGGGAAATGCGGTCGGCGTCAAGGACCGGGGCAGCGGCAACATGCAGGTGCTGTACCGCACCTACCTGACGCTGTTCCACGGCGACGCGATCAACTACCGAGCCGTGGTACTGAGCGTCACGGCTGTCGTCGCAGCCGTAGTGCTCCGAAAGTTGGTGCAGCGCTTCGGCTGGCCGCAGATCGACATGCTTGCCGTGTTGGTCATCGCAGCTCTGATCGCCTACTTCTCGGGCTGGTCGACACCCGGCCACGGGGGCAAGACCGCCGTGTCGATCACCGGAAAGATTCCCGCCAGCCTGCCCGACTTCCATATTCCGGTGGTGCATTGGGAGTGGCTGCCGCACCTGTCGCAGGGCGCGTTGGCGGTCGCTTTCATCGGCTTGATCGAGGCGCTGTCGATCGCGAAAGCCATTGCGCACCAGACACAGCAGAAGATCGACTACAACCGGCAGATTCTGGCGGAAGGGCTGGCCAACCTGACCGGTGGCTTCTTCCAGAGCCTGCCCGGTTCGGGCTCTCTGTCGCGATCGGCCATCAACTTCCAGGCCGGCGCGGCCACCCGGTTCTCCGGCGTCGTCGCGGCGGTGACTGTGGCCGGCGCGCTGCTGTTGTTCGCGCCACTGTTGAGCTACATCCCGAAGGCGGCACTGGCCGGCCTGTTGCTGGTTACCGCGGTGCGTTTGGTCGACTTCCATCGACTGGTGCACACGGTCAAAGCGTCTCGCTACGACGCCGGTTTGGTGATCGTCACGGCAATCACCGGCGTGGTCATCGATCTGGACAAGGCGGTGCTACTCGGCGTTGCGCTCTCGATCCTGCTGTTCGTGCCGCGGGCCTCCAAGCTCAAGATCGCCGAGTTGGTGATCACGCCTGAGCGCGTGGTCCGGGAACGGGTCGGCGATGAGCCCGACAACCCGGCCATCCTGATCTACGACATCGAAGGAGAGTTGTTCTTCGGTGCCGCGCCGGAAATCGAGCGCGCGCTGGACGCCCTCACCGACCGGGTCAAGACCGAAGGAACCCAATTCGTGGTGCTCCGGCTCAAACGGACCCGCAATCCCGACGCGGTCGGTATCGAGCGTATCGAGCGGTTCCTGCACGACCTGACCGAGCTGGGTGTCACCGTCCTGCTGGCCGGCGTTCGGCCCGACACCCTGGATGTCCTGGGCAACGTCGGGCTGCGTGACTGGTTCCCGGACGAGCGCATCTTCCCGGAAGAGGAGAAGGAGTTCTCGGCAACGCTCAAAGCGGTCCGCTACGCGGAGTCACGGCTGGTGCCCAGCGGCGTCAGCAGCAACGAGGAGTTGTACTACCTCGTCTGA